One genomic segment of uncultured Fibrobacter sp. includes these proteins:
- the miaA gene encoding tRNA (adenosine(37)-N6)-dimethylallyltransferase MiaA: MPIVFALVGATGIGKSELSLRLAESFNAEIIGVDSRQVYKGFSIGTAQPDAASLKRVKHHMVDFLSPTETFSAGEFCRQVKSLLAENPDKNYILVGGTGLYVQSLLLGLPNIPAVPPTIRKKFEDMAACEGSSSLYKMACEVDPESAANVDPNNAQRLVRILEVFEAAGRPLSGYQKERVGGIGTLSVFWLQRERDVLYKRIDSRVDQMIKDGWVEEARELSKTVPLTAPAWQSLGYRELLLAQNASEMAEVIEDVKKKTRNYAKRQLTWFRGQMNCTSVDMNEDPFKTILGLL, from the coding sequence ATGCCTATTGTGTTTGCCTTGGTCGGAGCGACCGGAATTGGAAAATCGGAATTGTCCCTGCGACTAGCGGAATCGTTTAATGCCGAAATCATTGGCGTTGATTCCAGGCAGGTGTACAAAGGATTTTCAATAGGCACGGCGCAGCCGGATGCGGCAAGCCTTAAGCGTGTGAAACACCACATGGTTGATTTTCTTTCGCCGACTGAAACTTTTTCGGCGGGGGAGTTTTGCCGCCAAGTGAAAAGCTTGTTGGCCGAAAACCCTGACAAAAACTACATCTTGGTCGGTGGTACAGGACTTTACGTACAAAGTCTTCTTCTCGGTTTGCCCAATATCCCTGCCGTTCCTCCAACAATCCGTAAAAAGTTTGAGGATATGGCTGCTTGCGAGGGGTCTTCTAGTTTGTATAAAATGGCTTGCGAAGTAGATCCTGAATCGGCTGCGAATGTGGACCCGAATAATGCGCAACGCCTTGTGCGAATCCTTGAAGTTTTTGAGGCTGCTGGTCGTCCTTTATCTGGTTACCAGAAGGAGCGTGTTGGTGGGATTGGGACGCTGTCTGTTTTCTGGCTGCAGCGCGAAAGGGATGTTTTGTACAAACGAATCGATTCTCGCGTAGATCAGATGATTAAGGACGGCTGGGTCGAAGAAGCCCGGGAACTCTCTAAAACGGTACCGCTTACGGCTCCGGCATGGCAAAGTTTGGGCTATCGCGAGCTTTTACTGGCTCAAAACGCCTCTGAAATGGCGGAAGTTATTGAAGATGTCAAGAAAAAGACCCGCAATTACGCCAAAAGGCAGCTTACGTGGTTCCGCGGACAGATGAACTGTACTTCTGTAGATATGAATGAGGACCCTTTTAAGACGATTTTGGGCCTTTTGTAG
- a CDS encoding divergent polysaccharide deacetylase family protein translates to MILIGGFVFLLPKLPDLYKTKVQKLLGQKDSTAEQTVEKDTRPFEEKMDAALSPLQVSYAKRKKRHIWTMGGGETVIMYLLQVKRFAEKNGGKILYMEELYNLDPSIFQAAKVDLLNDKGDTLKLELQVSRNEFKPGASLLAVAFQVTNLTPELIVALKKLDYPYDLLIPPFGLSEADYASLDNINNKSETLWLTLESTKLNKAHNKLRPLRIHHTEEQIETVIGDAHAKFPEARGIVSRYGEQAVEHKQLLQAILTPAKDRGLWFLDISANKRSIVMQTCKEIGMRCKTATAYNPENSSLDDYSKAKIREAKRNGLAVMILPLSMSSIEKLNDLPAKAKAQGTTLINLSTFMKK, encoded by the coding sequence GTGATTTTAATCGGAGGGTTCGTATTCTTACTTCCGAAACTCCCCGATCTATACAAGACAAAGGTACAGAAGCTACTTGGCCAAAAGGATTCTACGGCTGAACAGACTGTAGAAAAGGATACCCGTCCGTTCGAAGAAAAAATGGACGCGGCCTTGTCGCCGCTGCAGGTCAGCTACGCCAAGCGTAAAAAGCGCCATATCTGGACAATGGGTGGCGGCGAAACGGTCATCATGTATTTGCTGCAGGTTAAGCGTTTTGCCGAAAAGAATGGGGGCAAGATTCTTTACATGGAAGAACTCTACAATCTGGACCCTTCTATTTTCCAAGCCGCAAAGGTCGACCTTTTGAACGACAAGGGAGACACTCTCAAACTGGAACTTCAAGTCTCCCGAAATGAATTCAAGCCGGGAGCCTCGTTACTCGCAGTCGCCTTCCAGGTAACAAACCTGACGCCCGAACTGATTGTCGCCCTCAAAAAACTTGACTACCCGTACGACCTGTTGATTCCGCCATTCGGTTTAAGCGAAGCTGACTACGCGAGTTTAGACAACATAAACAACAAGAGCGAAACCCTTTGGCTCACGCTTGAATCGACCAAACTGAACAAGGCTCACAACAAATTAAGACCCTTGCGCATCCACCACACTGAAGAACAAATCGAGACCGTGATTGGAGATGCACATGCCAAGTTCCCGGAAGCAAGGGGCATTGTTTCGCGTTACGGCGAGCAGGCCGTAGAACACAAGCAACTTTTGCAGGCCATTTTGACACCCGCCAAGGACCGAGGTCTTTGGTTTTTGGATATTTCGGCGAACAAGCGTTCCATCGTGATGCAAACCTGCAAAGAAATCGGAATGAGATGCAAGACCGCCACGGCCTACAACCCGGAAAACAGCTCGCTTGACGACTATTCCAAGGCAAAAATCAGGGAAGCAAAGCGCAACGGCCTCGCCGTGATGATTCTTCCCTTGAGCATGAGCTCTATCGAAAAATTGAACGATTTGCCGGCAAAAGCGAAAGCCCAGGGTACCACTCTAATAAATTTATCTACTTTTATGAAGAAATGA
- a CDS encoding pyridoxine 5'-phosphate synthase: MTVKLGFNVDHIATIREARKICEPDPIAAAVLAEIAGAASITMHLREDKQHIQDRDVQLLRRTVTTKMNLEISPTQEMLQVAINNQPDTVTLVPETHTELSTEDGLNVAAKANDLVKPVMTLKNNDISVGVFIDAETEQVKAAKKIGADFVEFNTGKYATSFTLGSNEEVEREISALEDMTVLARKYGLKVKAGRGLNYRNVGAIAAIEGIDEIIVGHSIVSKAVMIGIDRAIRDMIDAIKG, encoded by the coding sequence ATGACCGTAAAACTTGGATTTAACGTTGATCATATCGCCACCATCCGTGAAGCCCGCAAGATTTGCGAACCGGATCCGATTGCAGCGGCAGTACTTGCAGAAATCGCAGGCGCTGCAAGCATTACGATGCACTTGCGCGAAGATAAGCAGCATATCCAGGACCGCGACGTACAGCTTTTGCGCCGCACGGTTACGACCAAGATGAACTTGGAAATCAGCCCCACGCAAGAAATGCTCCAGGTGGCAATCAACAACCAGCCCGACACGGTGACGCTTGTCCCCGAAACCCATACGGAACTTTCGACCGAAGACGGTCTGAACGTTGCCGCCAAGGCAAACGACCTCGTGAAGCCGGTCATGACGCTCAAGAACAACGACATTTCCGTGGGCGTGTTCATTGACGCCGAAACCGAACAGGTCAAGGCAGCCAAGAAGATTGGCGCAGACTTTGTCGAATTCAACACCGGCAAGTACGCTACCAGTTTCACGCTCGGAAGCAACGAAGAAGTGGAACGCGAAATTTCCGCTCTCGAAGACATGACGGTTCTCGCCCGCAAATACGGCCTGAAGGTCAAGGCCGGCCGCGGACTCAACTACAGAAACGTCGGCGCCATCGCAGCGATCGAAGGCATCGACGAAATCATCGTCGGCCACAGCATTGTGAGCAAAGCTGTAATGATTGGCATCGACCGCGCCATCCGCGACATGATCGATGCGATTAAGGGCTAG
- the truA gene encoding tRNA pseudouridine(38-40) synthase TruA, whose translation MRYRFRCEYLGSAFYGWQAQNEGGKTKFVTVQSALEQAFSVALRTPVRITGSGRTDTGVHARGQCVHFDFDGEIDCAKVVRSINGLTQRLIRIRDLEPCAPDFHSRYDALCRYYQYTIFTRPVALMRDFGWECGSLNLDLDAMEQEAKSFLGHHDFIDFCIPRNDGKPTDCILTEFRLERLNDWSCMFHIKGNRFLHRQVRAMVGTLFDVGRGKLPLGTVQTIFDRKFKGERTWAPPQGLVLQNVEYKDY comes from the coding sequence ATGCGTTATCGTTTCCGCTGCGAATACCTGGGGTCAGCTTTTTATGGCTGGCAGGCCCAGAACGAGGGCGGAAAAACCAAGTTCGTTACTGTTCAGTCTGCGCTAGAACAGGCTTTTAGCGTCGCTCTTCGTACGCCGGTACGCATTACGGGTTCTGGCCGTACCGATACGGGCGTGCATGCCCGTGGGCAGTGTGTGCATTTTGATTTCGATGGCGAAATAGATTGCGCCAAAGTGGTTCGCTCGATTAACGGGCTTACCCAAAGGCTTATCCGCATTCGCGACCTTGAACCTTGTGCGCCGGATTTCCATTCTCGCTATGATGCCTTGTGCCGGTATTATCAGTATACGATTTTTACGCGTCCGGTCGCACTCATGCGTGACTTCGGTTGGGAGTGTGGCTCCTTGAATCTTGATCTCGATGCCATGGAGCAGGAGGCCAAGTCCTTCTTGGGACATCACGATTTTATTGATTTCTGCATTCCCCGAAACGACGGCAAACCGACGGACTGCATCCTCACGGAATTCCGCCTGGAACGCCTGAATGACTGGAGCTGCATGTTCCATATCAAGGGCAACCGATTCTTGCACCGTCAAGTGCGAGCCATGGTCGGCACGCTGTTCGATGTCGGTCGCGGCAAACTTCCGCTGGGAACAGTGCAGACTATTTTCGACAGAAAATTTAAGGGCGAACGCACGTGGGCGCCGCCCCAAGGGCTTGTACTTCAGAATGTGGAGTATAAGGACTACTAG
- a CDS encoding GGDEF domain-containing protein: MVTFVAGVVVAFFVPETTVPVGGKFVFIGAWGAVLGLVLYNVCKRKLDIAEEDFNEALYSIKDSKLSMTSGLSTPETDPLASSPEPEDMPLPTGAISSKEALAKKVDEICVKFPLEAWKKYARCLLKDRPVPEVIKALQDLLPQLFPNASGILYMYAGTQTDLHKVLSFGETVISDDVIRPVECASFDAGDIVITDYSNPSVNGGCTHLHLHPHGISFCAPIEGVEEHFGIFSLQTDALPDNETMDDWHAKVSAVSATFGLYIATQNLNARYKQHSIRDGLTGLFNRRYMEESLIREVSAATRHRSPIGLVMIYPDSVSQIQEQRGRHAVEQLLWELGQRLPGYVRNEDIPCRYEGDVFCVILPGADLKITRARAERIRNEISQLKIAYGESVLETTLSMGVAVMPAHAGDARGLLQAAGESMQMAVQSGGNRVILAEALPPRK; this comes from the coding sequence TTGGTTACGTTTGTCGCGGGTGTCGTCGTCGCGTTTTTTGTGCCCGAAACGACGGTCCCCGTTGGTGGCAAGTTCGTCTTTATCGGGGCTTGGGGCGCTGTCCTTGGCCTGGTACTCTACAACGTGTGCAAGCGAAAGCTTGATATTGCCGAAGAGGACTTCAACGAAGCTCTCTATTCCATCAAGGACTCGAAGCTGTCCATGACGTCTGGACTTTCGACGCCGGAAACGGATCCTCTGGCTTCGTCGCCGGAACCCGAAGACATGCCTCTCCCGACGGGGGCTATCTCTTCGAAGGAAGCTCTTGCTAAAAAGGTTGATGAAATTTGCGTGAAGTTCCCTCTCGAGGCTTGGAAAAAGTATGCTCGTTGCCTCTTGAAGGACCGTCCGGTTCCCGAAGTAATCAAGGCTCTGCAGGATTTGCTCCCGCAGCTGTTCCCGAATGCTTCTGGTATTCTGTATATGTATGCCGGAACTCAGACCGATTTGCACAAGGTTCTTTCTTTCGGTGAAACCGTTATTAGCGACGATGTGATTCGCCCGGTTGAATGCGCCAGCTTCGATGCCGGCGATATCGTTATTACGGACTATTCGAACCCGAGCGTGAATGGGGGCTGCACGCACTTGCATCTCCACCCGCACGGAATTTCGTTCTGCGCCCCGATTGAAGGCGTCGAAGAACATTTCGGTATTTTCTCTCTGCAGACCGATGCCCTGCCTGACAACGAAACCATGGATGACTGGCATGCCAAGGTGAGTGCGGTTTCTGCAACGTTTGGTCTTTATATTGCGACCCAGAACCTGAATGCCCGCTACAAACAGCACAGCATTCGCGATGGCCTTACGGGCCTGTTCAACCGCCGCTATATGGAAGAATCACTGATTCGCGAAGTTTCTGCGGCAACCCGCCACCGTTCGCCGATTGGCCTTGTCATGATTTATCCGGATTCTGTGTCCCAGATTCAGGAACAGCGCGGTCGTCATGCGGTGGAACAGCTCCTGTGGGAACTGGGACAGCGCCTGCCGGGCTATGTCCGCAACGAAGATATCCCGTGCCGTTACGAAGGCGATGTGTTCTGCGTGATTCTGCCGGGCGCAGACCTCAAGATTACGCGTGCCCGTGCCGAACGAATCCGCAACGAGATTTCTCAGCTCAAGATTGCCTACGGCGAAAGCGTCCTCGAAACGACCCTCAGTATGGGCGTGGCCGTCATGCCGGCTCATGCAGGCGATGCCCGCGGACTTCTGCAGGCTGCAGGCGAATCGATGCAGATGGCTGTCCAGTCCGGCGGCAATCGCGTGATTCTTGCCGAGGCCCTGCCTCCCAGGAAATAA